A genomic stretch from Thermomonospora umbrina includes:
- a CDS encoding DEAD/DEAH box helicase: MTLIDQLPPTSQADPDALFEAFQRWVSERGITLYPAQEEALIEVVSGANVILSTPTGSGKSLVAAGAHFAALGRDRVSFYTAPIKALVSEKFFDLCAMFGNENVGMMTGDASVNADAPIICCTAEVLASIALRDGADADIGVVIMDEFHFYAEPERGWAWQIPLLELPQAQFLLMSATLGDVTRFEADLTRRTGRPTAVVSSVERPVPLKYEYLTTPLHETIEELLSVQKAPVYVVHFTQAAAMERAQSLMSVNVCTKEEKARIADLIGGFRFTTRFGRNLSRFVRHGIGVHHAGMLPKYRRLVERLAQAGLLKVICGTDTLGVGVNVPIRTVVFTALSKYDGHRVRRLRAREFHQIAGRAGRAGFDTIGYVVAQAPEHVVENEKALAKAGDDPKKRRKVVRRKPPEGFVSWDEETFTKLQTAAPEPLQSRFKVSHAMLLSVIARPGNAYQGMKKLLTDNHEDRERQRRHISQAIAIYRSLLAGGVVEQLEEPDEEGRYARITVNLQEDFALNQPLSTFALASFELLDQNSPSYPLDVLSVIEATLDDPRQILAAQENKARGEAVQQMKSDGIEYEERMELLQDVTYPKPLEEELTAAYEIYRRGHPWVGDHPLAPKSIVRDMYERAMTFVEFVGVYELARTEGLLLRYLSSAYKALQQTVPESIKTDELIDLIEWLGELVRQVDSSLLDEWEQLANPKDDDDPGAVVDSPATRVTANTRAFRVLVRNALFRRVELAALERYRDLGELDPEFGADAWADAMDAYFEEHDELGTGPDARGPKLLTIEEVPEEALWRVRQAFDDPAGDRDWGISAEVDLTASDEEGTAVLRVLSVDRL; the protein is encoded by the coding sequence GTGACCCTCATCGATCAGTTGCCGCCCACCTCCCAAGCCGACCCCGACGCCCTGTTCGAGGCGTTCCAGAGGTGGGTCAGCGAACGCGGGATCACGCTCTATCCCGCGCAGGAGGAGGCGCTGATCGAGGTGGTGTCCGGGGCGAACGTGATCCTGTCCACGCCGACCGGGTCGGGCAAAAGCCTGGTGGCGGCGGGGGCGCACTTCGCGGCGCTCGGGCGTGATCGGGTCAGCTTCTACACCGCGCCGATCAAGGCGCTGGTGTCGGAGAAGTTCTTCGACCTGTGCGCCATGTTCGGCAACGAGAACGTCGGCATGATGACCGGGGACGCCAGCGTCAACGCCGACGCCCCGATCATCTGCTGCACGGCCGAGGTGCTGGCGAGCATCGCGCTGCGGGACGGGGCCGACGCCGACATCGGCGTCGTGATCATGGACGAGTTCCACTTCTACGCCGAGCCCGAGCGCGGTTGGGCCTGGCAGATCCCGTTGCTGGAGCTGCCGCAGGCGCAGTTCCTGCTGATGTCGGCGACGCTGGGCGACGTCACGCGTTTCGAGGCGGATCTGACCCGGCGGACCGGCCGCCCCACCGCCGTGGTCTCCTCCGTCGAACGGCCCGTCCCGCTCAAGTACGAGTACCTCACGACGCCCCTGCACGAGACGATCGAGGAGCTGCTGAGCGTTCAGAAGGCGCCCGTCTACGTCGTGCACTTCACGCAGGCGGCGGCGATGGAGCGGGCGCAGTCGCTGATGAGCGTGAACGTCTGCACCAAGGAGGAGAAGGCCCGGATCGCCGACCTGATCGGCGGCTTCCGCTTCACCACCCGGTTCGGCCGCAACCTGTCGCGTTTCGTGCGGCACGGCATCGGCGTGCACCACGCCGGGATGCTGCCCAAGTACCGGCGGCTGGTGGAGCGGCTCGCGCAGGCCGGGCTGCTCAAGGTGATCTGCGGCACCGACACCCTCGGCGTCGGCGTCAACGTGCCGATCCGCACCGTGGTGTTCACCGCGCTGAGCAAGTACGACGGGCACCGGGTGCGGCGGCTGCGGGCCCGGGAGTTCCACCAGATCGCCGGTCGGGCGGGCCGCGCCGGGTTCGACACCATCGGGTACGTGGTCGCGCAGGCCCCCGAGCACGTCGTCGAGAACGAGAAGGCCCTCGCCAAGGCGGGCGACGACCCCAAGAAGCGGCGCAAGGTCGTCCGCCGCAAGCCGCCCGAGGGGTTCGTGTCCTGGGACGAGGAGACGTTCACCAAGCTCCAGACGGCGGCGCCGGAGCCGCTGCAGTCGCGGTTCAAGGTCAGCCACGCCATGCTGCTGTCGGTGATCGCCCGGCCCGGCAACGCGTACCAGGGCATGAAGAAGCTGCTGACCGACAACCACGAGGACCGCGAACGGCAGCGCCGGCACATTTCGCAGGCCATCGCCATCTACCGGTCGCTGCTGGCCGGGGGAGTGGTGGAGCAGTTGGAGGAGCCCGACGAGGAGGGCCGGTACGCCCGCATCACCGTGAACCTCCAGGAGGACTTCGCGCTCAACCAGCCGCTGTCGACGTTCGCGCTGGCCTCGTTCGAGCTGCTGGACCAGAACTCGCCGTCGTACCCGCTGGACGTCCTGTCGGTGATCGAGGCGACGCTCGACGACCCCCGCCAGATCCTCGCCGCCCAGGAGAACAAGGCCCGCGGCGAGGCCGTGCAGCAGATGAAGTCCGACGGCATCGAGTACGAGGAGCGCATGGAGCTGCTCCAGGACGTCACCTACCCCAAGCCGCTGGAGGAGGAGCTGACGGCCGCGTACGAGATCTACCGGCGCGGCCACCCGTGGGTCGGCGACCACCCGTTGGCCCCCAAGTCGATCGTGCGGGACATGTACGAGCGGGCCATGACGTTCGTGGAGTTCGTCGGCGTCTACGAGCTGGCCCGGACCGAGGGCCTGTTGCTGCGCTACCTGTCCAGCGCCTACAAGGCCCTCCAACAGACCGTGCCCGAGTCGATCAAGACCGACGAGCTGATCGACCTCATCGAGTGGCTGGGCGAGCTGGTCCGCCAGGTCGACTCCAGCCTGCTGGACGAGTGGGAGCAGCTCGCCAACCCCAAGGACGACGACGATCCGGGCGCGGTGGTCGACTCCCCGGCCACCAGGGTCACCGCGAACACGCGGGCGTTCCGCGTGCTGGTGCGCAACGCGCTGTTCCGTCGGGTCGAGCTGGCCGCCCTGGAGCGCTACCGCGACCTGGGCGAGCTGGACCCGGAGTTCGGCGCGGACGCGTGGGCCGACGCGATGGACGCCTACTTCGAGGAGCACGACGAGCTGGGCACCGGGCCGGACGCGCGCGGACCCAAGCTCCTCACGATCGAGGAGGTCCCGGAGGAGGCGCTGTGGCGGGTCCGGCAGGCGTTCGACGACCCCGCCGGGGACCGCGACTGGGGCATCTCCGCCGAGGTCGACCTGACCGCCTCCGACGAGGAGGGCACGGCGGTGCTCCGGGTGCTGTCCGTCGACCGGCTGTGA
- a CDS encoding NmrA family NAD(P)-binding protein, with amino-acid sequence MSHLVIGARGAQGGAVARRLTADGHRVRGLTRRGAGSVPGVEWVSGDLADADSLRAAFKDVTHASVTLPLVYDDALLDRYTRNLIEGASSAADLRLLVLNITTRLPAVPTSVAPFETRREAAEAVLASGLPTVVLRPPLYLENLCGPWVAPALVRDGVLGYPVPEDLPIAWLGHDDLAAFTAAALARPDLAGTAIDVGGAEAVTGPVLAAAFTEVLGRPVRFASRPVDAFEAGLAEAFGPEAAAAIAGSYRWMAGPGAAGLYAAADPVLDVRPTPLRAWIAGRPWRDLADPGRSLEG; translated from the coding sequence ATGAGTCACCTGGTGATCGGCGCTCGGGGAGCCCAGGGCGGGGCCGTGGCGCGGCGGTTGACGGCGGACGGCCACCGGGTCCGCGGGCTGACCCGGCGGGGCGCCGGGTCCGTGCCCGGCGTGGAGTGGGTGTCAGGCGATCTGGCGGACGCCGACTCGTTGCGGGCCGCGTTCAAGGACGTCACGCACGCCTCGGTCACGCTGCCCCTCGTGTACGACGACGCCCTGCTGGACCGTTACACGCGCAACCTGATCGAGGGCGCCTCCTCCGCCGCCGATCTGAGGCTCCTCGTCCTCAACATCACCACCCGGCTCCCGGCCGTGCCCACGTCGGTGGCCCCGTTCGAGACCCGCCGCGAGGCCGCCGAGGCGGTGCTCGCCTCCGGGCTGCCCACCGTGGTGCTGCGCCCGCCGCTCTACCTGGAGAACCTGTGCGGCCCGTGGGTGGCGCCGGCGCTGGTCCGCGACGGAGTGCTCGGCTACCCGGTGCCGGAGGACCTCCCGATCGCGTGGCTGGGGCATGACGACCTCGCCGCGTTCACGGCCGCCGCCCTCGCGCGCCCGGACCTCGCCGGGACCGCGATCGACGTCGGCGGCGCGGAGGCGGTGACGGGGCCGGTGCTGGCCGCCGCGTTCACCGAGGTGCTCGGGCGTCCGGTCAGGTTCGCGTCGCGGCCGGTGGACGCGTTCGAGGCCGGGCTCGCCGAGGCGTTCGGGCCCGAGGCGGCGGCGGCCATCGCGGGTTCCTACCGCTGGATGGCCGGGCCCGGGGCCGCCGGGCTGTACGCGGCGGCGGACCCGGTGCTCGACGTGCGCCCGACGCCCCTGCGCGCCTGGATCGCCGGCCGGCCCTGGCGGGACCTCGCGGACCCCGGACGAAGCCTGGAGGGGTGA
- the gndA gene encoding NADP-dependent phosphogluconate dehydrogenase yields the protein MAQARIGVTGLAVMGRNLARNLARHGHPVAVHNRTTARTRALVEEFGHEGAFVPAETPEEFVASLERPRRLVIMVKAGAPTDAVIDGFAPLLEPGDMIVDGGNAHFADTRRRERALREIGLHFVGAGISGGEEGALNGPSIMPGGSVESYEALGPLLEDIAATVDGTPCCTHVGPDGAGHFVKMVHNGIEYADMQLIGEAYDLLRNASGLAPAEIAEVFRTWNGGRLESYLIEITAEVLAHTDAATGRPFVDVVLDRAEQKGTGRWTVQTALDLGVPVGGIAEAVFARSVSGHADLRAASRDLPGPVPSRLEDAAAFADDVEKALYASKIVAYAQGFHQIQAGSAEYGWDIDPGAMATIWRGGCIIRARFLDRIRAAYDADPGTPTLLTDAHFAEALGDAQDAWRKVVATSARLGVPAPGFSTALAYYDSLRAERLPAALTQAQRDFFGAHTYRRVDRDGSFHTLWGDDRTEVTA from the coding sequence ATGGCACAGGCGCGCATCGGCGTCACCGGTCTGGCGGTCATGGGGCGCAACCTCGCCCGGAACCTGGCGCGGCACGGGCATCCGGTCGCCGTGCACAACCGCACGACGGCGCGGACCAGGGCGCTGGTCGAGGAGTTCGGGCACGAGGGCGCGTTCGTGCCGGCCGAGACGCCCGAGGAGTTCGTGGCCTCCCTGGAGCGCCCCCGCCGATTGGTGATCATGGTCAAGGCGGGCGCCCCGACCGACGCGGTGATCGACGGGTTCGCCCCGCTGCTCGAGCCCGGGGACATGATCGTGGACGGCGGAAACGCGCACTTCGCCGACACCAGGCGGCGCGAGCGGGCGCTGCGCGAGATCGGGCTGCACTTCGTCGGCGCCGGCATCTCCGGCGGTGAGGAGGGCGCGCTGAACGGCCCCAGCATCATGCCCGGCGGCTCGGTGGAGTCCTACGAGGCGCTGGGTCCGCTGTTGGAGGACATCGCCGCCACGGTCGACGGCACCCCGTGCTGCACCCACGTGGGCCCCGACGGCGCGGGCCATTTCGTCAAGATGGTCCACAACGGCATCGAGTACGCCGACATGCAACTGATCGGCGAGGCCTATGACCTGCTGCGAAACGCCTCCGGCCTGGCCCCCGCCGAGATCGCCGAGGTCTTCCGCACCTGGAACGGCGGCCGGCTGGAGTCCTACCTGATCGAGATCACCGCCGAGGTCCTCGCGCACACCGACGCCGCCACCGGCCGGCCGTTCGTCGACGTCGTCCTCGACCGGGCCGAGCAGAAGGGGACCGGCCGCTGGACCGTGCAGACCGCGCTCGACCTCGGCGTCCCCGTCGGCGGCATCGCGGAGGCCGTGTTCGCCCGCTCGGTGTCCGGCCACGCCGACCTCCGCGCCGCCTCCCGTGACCTGCCCGGCCCGGTCCCGTCCCGACTGGAGGACGCCGCCGCGTTCGCCGACGACGTGGAGAAGGCCCTGTACGCGTCCAAGATCGTCGCCTACGCCCAGGGTTTCCACCAGATCCAGGCCGGCAGCGCCGAGTACGGCTGGGACATCGACCCCGGCGCGATGGCCACCATCTGGCGGGGCGGCTGCATCATCCGCGCCCGGTTCCTCGACCGGATCCGCGCCGCCTACGACGCCGACCCCGGCACCCCTACCCTGCTCACCGACGCCCACTTCGCCGAGGCCCTCGGCGACGCCCAGGACGCCTGGCGCAAGGTCGTCGCCACGTCCGCCCGCCTGGGCGTTCCGGCCCCCGGCTTCTCCACCGCGCTGGCCTACTACGACTCCCTGCGCGCCGAACGCCTGCCCGCCGCCCTCACCCAGGCCCAACGCGACTTCTTCGGCGCCCACACCTACCGCCGCGTCGACCGCGACGGCTCGTTCCACACCCTCTGGGGAGACGACCGCACGGAGGTCACCGCCTAG
- a CDS encoding TetR/AcrR family transcriptional regulator, which produces MARSGPTGRYGGRPAAERRAERRARLLEAGLELFGTDGYAATSVERLCTTAGLSTRQFYEEFANREAVLIALHDQVNRRAFDAVTVCVEALDTESGRPGTDVDVEQLVRAALRGYITVTAADLRWARVAYVEVVGASPEVEARRVRWRRRWAELLETAATTAGLLGDPVSPRIHLGIVGFIGAVNALAHEWCTASPRLPLETVIDTLAALFLSGVLGR; this is translated from the coding sequence ATGGCGAGGTCGGGACCCACGGGACGGTACGGCGGTCGCCCGGCGGCCGAACGGCGTGCGGAGCGACGGGCCCGGCTGCTGGAGGCCGGGCTCGAGCTGTTCGGGACGGACGGCTACGCCGCGACCTCGGTGGAGCGGCTGTGCACCACGGCCGGGTTGTCGACCCGTCAGTTCTACGAGGAGTTCGCCAACCGCGAGGCCGTCCTCATCGCCCTGCACGACCAGGTGAACCGGCGGGCCTTCGACGCCGTCACCGTCTGCGTGGAGGCCCTGGACACCGAATCCGGCCGTCCCGGCACGGACGTCGACGTGGAGCAGCTCGTCCGGGCGGCGCTGCGCGGCTACATCACCGTGACCGCCGCCGACCTGCGCTGGGCGCGCGTCGCCTACGTGGAGGTCGTCGGGGCGAGCCCGGAGGTGGAGGCGCGCCGCGTCCGGTGGCGTCGACGCTGGGCGGAGCTGCTGGAGACCGCGGCCACCACCGCCGGGCTGCTCGGCGACCCGGTGTCGCCGCGCATCCACCTCGGGATCGTCGGTTTCATCGGGGCGGTCAACGCGCTGGCGCACGAGTGGTGCACCGCCTCGCCCCGGCTGCCGCTCGAGACGGTGATCGACACCTTGGCCGCCCTCTTCCTCAGCGGCGTCCTCGGCCGCTAA
- a CDS encoding AraC family transcriptional regulator codes for MTIIDTGADGDLLDALLDPLRLRGVFASRWTVHAPWGVRGGQENCAVLHHVRTGVCTVTLPGSEPLVLRPGDLAIFPHGTPHELADRPGRATMPLDALVPGREAGTARVVRVDGPGPVTELLCGGLHYDGPAVTPLYRVLPDVLVLDREMLAGEPLLAGTLDRLADGMEQDAPGGRLVALRAFELVFVLALRVALHRSAGECPALESLRHPSIGRALLAVQTRFAEPWTLESLAREAGMSRSSFAATFRRLVGEAPARHLAARRMQEAARLLTETAVPLGGVAERVGYASAVGFHLAFRRHHGVTPGEYRRARATATHGARSEG; via the coding sequence ATGACGATCATCGATACGGGCGCGGACGGGGACCTGCTCGACGCGTTGCTCGACCCGCTGCGGCTGCGCGGGGTCTTCGCGAGCAGGTGGACGGTGCACGCGCCCTGGGGCGTCCGCGGCGGGCAGGAGAACTGCGCCGTCCTGCACCACGTCAGGACGGGCGTCTGCACCGTGACGCTGCCCGGGTCGGAGCCTCTCGTCCTGCGGCCCGGCGACCTGGCGATCTTCCCCCACGGCACGCCCCACGAGCTGGCCGACCGGCCGGGCAGGGCGACGATGCCGCTGGACGCGCTCGTTCCCGGGCGGGAGGCGGGCACCGCGCGCGTCGTCCGCGTGGACGGGCCCGGACCCGTCACCGAGCTGCTGTGCGGCGGGCTGCACTACGACGGGCCCGCGGTCACGCCTCTCTACCGTGTGCTGCCGGACGTCCTGGTGCTGGACCGGGAGATGCTCGCGGGCGAGCCGCTGTTGGCGGGCACGCTGGACCGGCTCGCCGACGGCATGGAGCAGGACGCGCCGGGCGGGCGGCTGGTGGCGCTGCGGGCGTTCGAGCTGGTGTTCGTGCTGGCGCTGCGGGTGGCCCTGCACCGCTCGGCCGGGGAGTGCCCGGCGCTGGAGTCGCTGCGGCATCCGTCGATCGGTCGGGCCCTGCTGGCGGTGCAGACCCGGTTCGCCGAGCCGTGGACGCTGGAGTCGCTGGCCCGCGAGGCGGGGATGTCGCGGTCGTCGTTCGCCGCCACGTTCCGGCGGCTGGTCGGCGAGGCCCCGGCCCGGCACCTCGCCGCCCGCCGCATGCAGGAGGCGGCCCGGCTGCTCACCGAGACCGCCGTGCCTCTCGGAGGCGTCGCGGAACGGGTCGGGTACGCCTCGGCGGTCGGGTTCCATCTGGCGTTCCGCCGCCACCACGGCGTCACGCCCGGCGAGTACCGGCGGGCCCGCGCCACGGCGACGCATGGGGCCCGGTCGGAGGGGTAG
- a CDS encoding hemerythrin domain-containing protein, whose amino-acid sequence MIAETDVVDLLQRQHEEIRGLFSQVLESTGRERRDAFRRLVRLLAVHETAEEEIVHPLVRRTGSDGERIVEERLREEREAKVLLSTMEGLDVDEPAFLRGLTELREAVLGHANAEERLEFPLVRDAFGEPERRALALAVRTAEATAPTHPHPGTESARRNLLTGPAVAVADRTRDLVSGAMARVGR is encoded by the coding sequence ATGATCGCCGAGACCGACGTGGTCGACCTGCTGCAACGTCAGCACGAGGAGATCCGGGGCCTGTTCTCCCAGGTGCTGGAGTCCACCGGACGCGAGCGCCGCGACGCGTTCCGAAGGCTGGTCAGGCTGCTGGCGGTCCACGAGACGGCGGAGGAGGAGATCGTCCACCCGCTGGTCCGGCGGACCGGGTCCGACGGGGAGCGGATCGTCGAGGAGCGCCTGCGCGAGGAGCGCGAGGCCAAGGTCCTGCTGTCGACGATGGAGGGACTGGACGTGGACGAGCCCGCCTTCCTGCGCGGGCTCACCGAACTGCGCGAGGCCGTGCTGGGTCACGCGAACGCCGAGGAGCGGCTCGAGTTCCCCCTCGTCCGCGACGCGTTCGGGGAGCCCGAGCGCCGGGCGCTGGCCCTGGCGGTCAGGACGGCCGAGGCGACCGCCCCCACCCATCCGCACCCCGGCACCGAGAGCGCCCGGCGCAACCTGCTCACCGGGCCGGCCGTCGCCGTGGCCGATCGGACCCGTGACCTGGTCAGTGGGGCGATGGCCAGGGTCGGCCGCTGA
- a CDS encoding NAD-dependent epimerase/dehydratase family protein, translating to MRVVVVGATGNVGTSTVQALAADPAVTSILGLARRVPRWRADKTEWARADVTETDLVPLLHDADAVVHLAWLFQPTHDPMVTWRTNALGSARVFRAVADAKVPALVYASSVGAYSPGPKDRAVDETWQTHGRPTAAYSREKSYVERLLDSFQVVNPQCRVVRLRPGFIFKREAASEQRRLFAGPLLPGRLVRSGRVPLFPDIPGLRFQALHAADAGEAYRLAVTGDARGPFNLAADPVVGATELAGLLGARKVPVPARGVRAALSVAWTLGLVPASPQLFDLVREIPIMDCGRARRELGWTPRLTSLDALREFLEGLRAGAGMDTPPLEPGGAGPMRIRELRTGAGHRP from the coding sequence ATGCGAGTAGTCGTCGTCGGCGCCACCGGGAATGTCGGCACCAGCACCGTCCAGGCCCTGGCCGCGGACCCGGCGGTCACCTCGATCCTCGGGCTCGCCCGGCGGGTCCCCCGCTGGCGCGCCGACAAGACCGAATGGGCGCGTGCGGACGTCACCGAGACCGACCTCGTCCCGCTGCTGCACGACGCGGACGCGGTGGTCCACCTGGCCTGGCTGTTCCAGCCGACGCACGACCCGATGGTGACCTGGCGGACCAACGCGCTGGGCAGCGCACGGGTGTTCCGCGCGGTGGCCGACGCGAAGGTCCCGGCGCTGGTGTACGCCTCGTCGGTGGGCGCGTACTCGCCGGGCCCCAAGGACCGGGCGGTCGACGAGACCTGGCAGACGCACGGCCGGCCCACCGCCGCCTACAGCCGCGAGAAGTCCTATGTGGAACGGCTGCTGGACAGCTTCCAGGTGGTGAACCCGCAGTGCCGGGTGGTGCGGCTCCGGCCGGGGTTCATCTTCAAGCGGGAGGCCGCCTCCGAGCAGCGCAGGCTGTTCGCCGGGCCGCTGCTGCCGGGCCGGCTGGTGCGGTCGGGGAGGGTGCCGCTGTTCCCCGACATCCCCGGCCTGCGGTTCCAGGCGCTGCACGCCGCCGACGCCGGGGAGGCGTACCGGCTGGCGGTCACCGGCGACGCGCGCGGGCCGTTCAACCTGGCCGCCGACCCGGTGGTCGGGGCGACGGAGCTGGCGGGGCTGCTCGGGGCGCGCAAGGTGCCGGTGCCCGCGCGCGGGGTGCGCGCGGCGCTGTCCGTCGCCTGGACGCTGGGGCTGGTGCCCGCGTCGCCGCAGTTGTTCGACCTGGTCCGCGAGATCCCGATCATGGACTGCGGGCGGGCCCGTCGGGAGCTGGGCTGGACGCCCCGGCTCACCTCGCTGGACGCGCTCCGCGAGTTCCTGGAGGGGCTGCGCGCGGGCGCCGGGATGGACACCCCGCCGCTGGAGCCGGGCGGGGCCGGGCCGATGCGGATCCGTGAGCTGCGCACGGGGGCCGGGCATCGGCCCTGA
- a CDS encoding beta-phosphoglucomutase family hydrolase produces the protein MLPSDLQACLFDMDGVLTDTAAVHAAAWKEMFDGFLREWSRREGVPFVPFDPATDYAPYVDGKRREDGTRSFLESRGIRLPEGGPGDPPDVESVHGLGSRKNALVLELLDRRGVTVFEDAVGFLRAVRARGMRTAVVSSSANTVQVLEVAGLTDLFDARVDGVTAQERDLPGKPAPDMFLAGAAALNVPPDRAAVLEDALSGVAAGRAGRFALVVGVDRVGGGHGAALLAEGADVVVDDLGELLEER, from the coding sequence ATGCTGCCCAGCGATCTGCAGGCGTGCCTGTTCGACATGGACGGAGTGCTGACGGACACGGCGGCCGTGCACGCGGCCGCCTGGAAGGAGATGTTCGACGGGTTCCTGCGCGAGTGGTCGCGCCGGGAGGGCGTGCCGTTCGTGCCGTTCGACCCGGCGACCGACTACGCGCCGTACGTCGACGGCAAGAGACGCGAGGACGGGACCCGCTCGTTCCTGGAGTCCCGGGGCATCCGGCTGCCCGAGGGCGGCCCCGGCGATCCCCCCGACGTCGAGAGCGTCCACGGCCTCGGCTCCCGCAAGAACGCGCTGGTGCTCGAGCTGCTCGACCGGCGAGGCGTCACGGTGTTCGAGGACGCGGTGGGCTTCCTGCGCGCGGTGCGGGCGCGCGGGATGCGGACGGCGGTGGTGTCGTCCAGCGCCAACACCGTGCAGGTGCTCGAGGTCGCCGGGCTGACCGACCTGTTCGACGCCCGCGTCGACGGGGTCACCGCACAGGAGCGGGATCTGCCCGGCAAGCCCGCCCCCGACATGTTCCTGGCCGGGGCCGCCGCCCTGAACGTGCCGCCGGACCGCGCCGCCGTCCTCGAGGACGCCCTGTCGGGTGTCGCGGCGGGCCGGGCGGGGCGCTTCGCGCTGGTCGTCGGCGTCGACCGGGTCGGCGGCGGGCACGGCGCGGCGCTGCTCGCCGAGGGCGCCGACGTGGTGGTCGACGATCTCGGCGAGCTCTTGGAGGAACGATGA